The following coding sequences are from one Treponema bryantii window:
- the fliS gene encoding flagellar export chaperone FliS: MAYQNAYAAYQKTNVNTASQGRLVVLLYEGAVKNLKGALNLFDQNDKLKPGDIEQFGIYLQKTQAIITELQVSLDMEKGGDIARNLMSLYVYFNEELMDATINHSKTKIEFVLNKIDDLAGAWRTIANSTANAPAAKVANTLNIVG; this comes from the coding sequence ATGGCTTATCAGAACGCTTATGCTGCATATCAAAAAACTAATGTAAATACCGCAAGTCAGGGACGTCTTGTTGTTTTACTTTATGAAGGTGCTGTAAAAAACTTAAAGGGAGCACTTAATCTTTTTGATCAGAATGATAAGCTGAAACCAGGTGATATTGAGCAATTCGGTATTTATCTTCAGAAAACTCAGGCTATTATTACTGAACTCCAGGTTTCGCTTGATATGGAAAAAGGTGGAGACATTGCAAGAAATCTTATGTCTCTTTATGTGTATTTTAATGAAGAACTGATGGATGCAACTATCAATCATAGTAAAACAAAAATTGAGTTTGTTTTGAACAAGATTGATGATCTTGCAGGAGCATGGAGAACTATTGCAAACAGTACAGCAAACGCTCCGGCTGCAAAAGTTGCAAATACACTGAATATTGTAGGGTAA
- the flgN gene encoding flagellar export chaperone FlgN, with product MAEITQEELNERVAILRRFRSLLEEQRGKFREYLTVLEKQQDSITSENPESLLAHTELEQQVVKNIANLQKVIVPMAKMYKANSSKAVSAAEDADIIKIQNELSDLQDRVLKQNAINRDLLRVHIEQLKTQINNFKNPYKATRNVYATVQPVAQMVHFEA from the coding sequence ATGGCAGAAATCACACAGGAAGAATTAAACGAACGAGTTGCTATTTTGCGCCGTTTCAGAAGTCTCTTAGAGGAACAGCGCGGCAAATTCCGTGAATATCTTACTGTTCTTGAAAAACAGCAGGATTCTATTACTTCAGAAAATCCAGAAAGCCTCCTCGCTCACACAGAACTTGAGCAGCAGGTTGTAAAGAATATCGCAAATCTTCAGAAGGTTATTGTACCTATGGCAAAAATGTACAAAGCTAATTCATCTAAAGCTGTTTCTGCTGCTGAAGATGCAGATATCATTAAGATTCAGAATGAACTTTCTGACCTGCAGGATAGAGTTCTCAAGCAGAATGCCATTAACCGTGACCTGCTCCGCGTTCATATTGAGCAGCTTAAAACTCAGATTAATAACTTTAAGAATCCATACAAAGCTACAAGAAATGTATATGCGACGGTTCAACCGGTTGCACAGATGGTACATTTTGAAGCATAA
- a CDS encoding glycoside hydrolase family 3 C-terminal domain-containing protein, with protein sequence MDTKIKELLSQLTLEEKAGLCSGKDFWRTKPVERLGIPSVMVSDGPSGLRTQVENGVNENDSRAAVSFPSGCATASSFDRNLLRNLGEILGEEANNYNVSTVLGPAINIKRSPLCGRNFEYLSEDPYVAGELGAAYVKGVQSKNVGTSVKHFAANNQETNRFSVSEEVDERTLREIYLPAFENCVKNSAPTTIMCSYNAINGELSSQNKWLLKDVLRDEWGFKGMVVSDWGAVYDRVKGIKADLSLEMPYSGGHTDNDIVQAVKAGTLTMEELDEAVSHVLEMVLNYTEHKQSGVFDMDKDHAESARIAEESCVLLKNDNAVLPIKASAEKVLFTGCFAENPRYGGGGSSKIKCYKMTSAVDAAREAGLGVKYVKGYNEDFVTTTAALTDEAVAAAREADTVVVFAGLPESYETEGADRTTLDMPQVQNELIEKLAAVNKNVVVVLHNGAPVAMPWVDKVAAILECYLGGENIGTAQVNLLFGKANPSGKLAETFPLRLEDTPCYLTYPGNGRTCVYSEGIFVGYRWYDSRKMPVLFPFGYGLSYTTFEYSNLKVSKSAFKDSDGVEVSITIKNTGSVEGKEVVQLYVSDKTGVEVRPEKELKGFDKVNLKPGESKEVTFKLDRRSFAFWNIDIDDWYAPSGKYIISIGASSRDIRATAEVDVTSTSKKAFTITPQTTMGDMLRNREMAAIIKPEFDQACYAAIGDLSDEEFAKLFPFTKDAMIEMTKSNPFRLNRGKNGITMEDILKQVERYNKELDK encoded by the coding sequence ATGGACACTAAAATTAAAGAATTATTATCACAACTCACACTTGAAGAGAAGGCTGGACTCTGTTCCGGTAAAGATTTCTGGCGTACAAAGCCAGTTGAAAGACTTGGTATTCCATCAGTAATGGTAAGTGATGGTCCAAGCGGTCTTCGTACTCAGGTTGAAAATGGCGTAAATGAAAATGACTCTCGTGCTGCAGTAAGTTTCCCTTCGGGATGTGCTACTGCTTCATCTTTTGACCGCAATCTTCTTCGTAATCTTGGAGAGATTCTTGGAGAAGAAGCTAATAACTATAATGTTTCAACAGTACTCGGTCCTGCTATAAATATTAAGCGTTCTCCATTGTGTGGACGTAATTTTGAATATCTTTCAGAGGACCCTTATGTTGCCGGAGAACTCGGCGCGGCTTATGTAAAAGGCGTTCAGTCAAAGAATGTTGGAACTTCTGTAAAGCATTTTGCTGCAAATAATCAGGAAACAAACCGTTTCTCTGTAAGTGAAGAAGTAGACGAGCGTACTCTGCGTGAAATCTATCTTCCTGCTTTTGAAAACTGTGTAAAGAATTCAGCACCAACAACAATTATGTGCTCTTACAATGCAATCAACGGTGAACTTTCAAGTCAGAATAAATGGCTTTTGAAGGATGTTCTTCGTGATGAATGGGGCTTTAAGGGAATGGTTGTTTCAGACTGGGGTGCAGTTTACGACCGTGTAAAAGGAATTAAGGCTGATTTGAGCCTTGAAATGCCTTACAGTGGCGGCCATACAGACAATGATATTGTTCAGGCCGTTAAAGCTGGAACTTTGACTATGGAAGAACTTGATGAAGCCGTTTCTCATGTTCTTGAAATGGTTTTGAATTATACAGAACATAAGCAGAGCGGCGTTTTTGATATGGATAAAGACCATGCTGAATCTGCAAGAATTGCTGAAGAGTCTTGTGTTCTCCTCAAAAATGATAATGCAGTACTTCCAATCAAAGCTTCTGCAGAAAAGGTTCTGTTTACAGGCTGTTTTGCTGAAAATCCTCGCTATGGTGGCGGTGGAAGTTCAAAAATTAAATGCTATAAGATGACAAGTGCTGTTGATGCAGCCCGCGAAGCTGGACTTGGTGTAAAATATGTTAAGGGATATAACGAGGACTTTGTAACTACAACAGCAGCCCTCACTGATGAAGCAGTTGCTGCAGCACGCGAAGCCGATACTGTAGTAGTTTTCGCAGGTCTCCCTGAAAGTTATGAAACAGAAGGGGCTGACCGTACAACTCTTGATATGCCACAGGTTCAGAATGAACTTATTGAAAAACTTGCTGCTGTAAACAAGAACGTAGTTGTAGTTCTTCATAACGGTGCGCCTGTTGCAATGCCTTGGGTAGATAAGGTTGCTGCAATTCTTGAATGTTACCTTGGTGGTGAAAATATTGGTACTGCACAGGTTAATCTTCTTTTTGGAAAGGCAAATCCAAGCGGAAAGCTTGCAGAAACTTTCCCTCTGCGCCTTGAAGATACTCCATGTTATCTTACATATCCAGGAAACGGACGTACCTGTGTTTACTCAGAAGGGATCTTTGTAGGTTACCGCTGGTACGACAGCCGAAAAATGCCTGTTCTTTTCCCATTCGGATACGGTCTCAGCTACACAACTTTTGAGTACTCAAATCTTAAGGTTTCAAAATCTGCTTTCAAAGATAGTGATGGGGTAGAAGTAAGCATCACAATTAAAAATACAGGAAGTGTTGAAGGTAAAGAAGTTGTTCAGCTTTATGTAAGCGATAAAACCGGCGTAGAAGTTCGTCCTGAAAAAGAACTTAAGGGCTTTGATAAAGTAAATCTTAAGCCTGGTGAATCAAAAGAAGTTACTTTCAAGCTGGACCGCCGTTCATTTGCTTTCTGGAACATCGATATTGATGACTGGTATGCTCCGTCTGGAAAATACATCATCAGCATTGGTGCTTCAAGCCGCGACATTCGTGCTACTGCCGAAGTTGATGTTACTTCAACTTCAAAGAAGGCTTTTACAATTACTCCTCAGACAACAATGGGCGATATGCTTCGTAACCGTGAAATGGCTGCAATTATTAAGCCTGAGTTTGACCAGGCATGTTATGCTGCAATTGGTGATTTATCTGATGAAGAATTTGCTAAATTGTTCCCATTCACAAAGGATGCTATGATTGAGATGACAAAGAGTAATCCATTCCGCTTAAACCGCGGTAAAAATGGAATTACTATGGAAGATATTCTCAAACAGGTTGAAAGATATAATAAGGAATTAGACAAATAA
- a CDS encoding ABC transporter permease has translation MVTALGHSLRQKVRNFLYMIGYLGKLITASFFFAKRGKTARKILTMQLLFTYVEALPICCFLAAGIGTSVFMIGNTFLTAFGQDKLKYDLLVLLIMRELGPILIAFIVTARSATAIATEISTMVVRHEIEAYISVGIDPISHIAAPRFLGVTFSLFFLNIYFSLFGLLCPAIIIQFISTTSISDYIMNLFLSLDLKIILISILKSLVFGMIISGSATLYGFNAGRASTEIPLAGLRAVSKAFLFIIIADAFITTLSYIL, from the coding sequence ATGGTTACCGCACTAGGGCATTCCTTAAGACAAAAAGTCAGAAACTTTTTATACATGATCGGTTATCTCGGCAAACTCATAACCGCATCCTTCTTTTTTGCCAAACGTGGTAAAACCGCACGAAAAATCCTTACAATGCAACTGCTTTTTACATATGTAGAAGCACTTCCTATCTGCTGTTTTCTTGCCGCTGGAATTGGAACTTCTGTCTTTATGATTGGAAATACTTTTCTTACAGCCTTTGGACAGGACAAACTGAAATATGACCTTCTGGTTCTTCTGATTATGAGGGAACTCGGTCCTATTCTGATTGCATTCATCGTTACAGCCCGTTCTGCAACAGCCATCGCTACAGAAATCAGTACTATGGTTGTGCGCCACGAAATAGAAGCTTATATTTCTGTAGGAATTGATCCTATCAGCCATATTGCAGCTCCACGATTTCTTGGCGTTACTTTCTCTCTGTTTTTCCTGAATATTTATTTTTCACTTTTCGGCCTGCTCTGCCCTGCCATCATAATCCAGTTTATTTCTACAACGAGCATTTCCGACTACATCATGAATCTGTTTCTTTCGCTTGATTTGAAAATCATACTGATTTCGATTTTGAAAAGCCTTGTGTTTGGAATGATAATTTCCGGCTCAGCTACACTTTATGGTTTTAATGCCGGACGAGCTTCTACTGAAATTCCTCTGGCGGGACTTCGGGCTGTGAGTAAGGCGTTTCTGTTTATTATAATTGCAGATGCGTTTATTACAACGCTGTCGTATATTTTATAG
- a CDS encoding ABC transporter ATP-binding protein translates to MSIFKMINVCFEDNGQKIINNISHYIEQSTVTAFLGKPGSGKSTALKLLAGLITPTSGSITFEDKDIHSMTHKQNEAFRKRASFMFQDSALWANQDIYHNLELPLLLHFPDMSAAERKDRIKKITELVEFHKPLIIRPASLSIGEQKKISFARALICEPEILFLDEPTESIDEKTEDLFISILKDFISQNKTVIYVSHDNYLINSFLCDKIYFEDGEIKEKILLDDINQIDDYYEGDL, encoded by the coding sequence ATGTCGATTTTTAAGATGATAAATGTCTGCTTTGAAGACAACGGTCAGAAAATCATAAACAATATCTCTCACTATATTGAACAAAGTACTGTTACAGCCTTTCTTGGAAAACCGGGAAGCGGAAAGTCGACGGCCCTTAAACTGCTCGCAGGGCTTATTACACCTACTTCGGGAAGCATTACTTTTGAAGATAAAGATATTCACAGCATGACTCACAAACAGAACGAGGCTTTCAGAAAAAGAGCTTCGTTTATGTTTCAGGATTCAGCGCTTTGGGCAAATCAGGATATATACCACAACCTGGAACTTCCGCTTCTGCTGCATTTTCCAGACATGAGTGCGGCAGAACGAAAAGACAGAATTAAAAAGATTACTGAGCTTGTTGAATTTCATAAGCCGTTGATTATCAGGCCGGCATCTCTTTCAATCGGAGAACAGAAAAAGATAAGTTTTGCGCGGGCCTTAATTTGTGAGCCGGAAATTCTCTTTTTAGATGAGCCAACAGAATCAATTGATGAAAAAACAGAAGATCTTTTTATTTCCATTCTTAAGGATTTTATCAGCCAGAATAAAACTGTCATTTACGTAAGTCATGACAATTATTTAATCAATTCATTTCTGTGCGATAAAATCTACTTTGAAGATGGTGAAATTAAAGAAAAGATTCTTCTTGATGATATAAACCAGATAGACGATTATTATGAGGGTGATTTATGA